GTGTTTATCGACGAGATCGACGCTGTTGGCCGCCATCGCGGCAACGGTATCGGTAACTCCAATGATGAGCGCGAGCAGACATTGAACCAGCTGCTGGTCGAGATGGACGGGTTTGAAGCCAATGAAGGCATCATCATCGTCGCTGCGACCAACCGCCCTGACGTGCTCGACCCCGCGCTGCTGCGTCCTGGCCGTTTCGACCGTCAGGTTGTGGTGCCGATTCCGGATATTGACGGGCGCGAGAAGATTCTCGGCGTGCACATGAAGAAAGTACCGCTTGCGCCCGACGTAAACCCGCGCACCATTGCGCGCGGTACGCCCGGCTTCTCCGGCGCCGATCTGGCGAACCTCGTCAACGAAGCGGCTTTGCTGGCTGCGCGCCGTAACAAGCGCCTTGTCGCGATGCAGGAATTCGAAGACGCCAAAGACAAGGTCATGATGGGCACCGAACGCCGCAGTATGGTCATGACCGATGACGAAAAGAAGATGACTGCCTATCACGAAGCCGGCCACGCGCTGGTGTCCGTGAACGAGCCGGCGTCCGATCCGATTCACAAGGCGACCATTATCCCGCGCGGCCGTGCGCTGGGTATGGTGATGCGCCTGCCGGAACGGGACAATTACTCGTACCACCGCGATAAAATGCATGCGAACCTCGCGGTTGCCATGGGCGGCCGCGTTGCCGAGGAAATCATTTTTGGCCACGATAAAGTGTCGAGCGGTGCCTCGTCCGACATCCAATATGCGACCGATCTTGCGCGCAGCATGGTCACCAAATGGGGCATGTCGGACAAGCTTGGTCCGCTTCAGTACGAGGCAAGCCAGGAAGGCTATCTCGGCATGGGCTCGACCCAGCGGACGATGGCTGGTGCGGAAACCAACAAGCTGATCGATGCGGAAATCAAATCGCTGGTCGAAGGCGGTCTCAAGCGCGCCGAGACGATCCTGAAAGAGCAGGAAGACAAGCTCCATTTGCTCGCTCAAGCGATGCTCGAATACGAGACCCTGAGCGGTGATGAGATCGATCAATTGCTCGAAACGGGCAAGTTCGACCGTCCCGACAAGCCTTCTGGCCCGGGTTCTGTCAAACCGGTCGCGGGTTCGTCCATTCCAAAAGCAGGCAAGAAATTCGGCGGATCAGGCGGCGAGGCTCCGCAAGGCGCTTAGCGGCTGACTGGTGCCCAAATCACCTGAGCAATCGGATCTGCGTCATCGCGGGCGGCACTGCCTTGCACGCTGCCTAGCCCGAGATCACGATGCCGAACATGATTGTGATGAACAGGCCGAGTGTGAGCCAGATCGCTGCCGAAAGCGTCACCATACGCCATAAAGCGCCGAACCGGCTCAGCCCGTATGCGCCGCGAAAAGATCGGTAGAGATGGAACGGAGCGTATAGGAGGGGGCCGACAATCAGCGGCCAAAATTGGTAGCCGATCCCCACGGACAGGATGACCGCGAGCATTGTCATGAAGCTGATCGAGTAAGTGACAAACACTGTGTGATCGTACATTTTGAACCGTCTGCTAAACGGGAACAAAAGCCACATGAACGGCAGGCTCAGCGGGATCAGCAACCAGCTCAGTTTGTAGGCGTTTGTCTGCAATTTGTAGACCGCTAGACCGGGATTATCGCGGACTTTCCGGACGGATGAATTGAGCCATCCGCCGATACCGTCGCTAACCCCTGCACTATCCGGATTCGCGCTTCCCGCAGCTTCAGAGCTGATCCCTGTTTTACCCGGGCCGACTTTGATAATCCCCTCCGGATCATCGGTGACTTTGGCACTTTCGATCAAAGTGACCAACATATCCCGGCCCAAATTTGCGGCGGCGATCTCCCTGCGCAGTTTTGCTTTGGCTTCAGCGGTCAGATCTGGCGCTGCGAGATCCTGATTGAGCTTCGCCAATTCAGCGTTAGCGCCTTCCAGGTTTGCTTGAAGTTCTTGAGCGGTCGCCGGATCAACTTCTGGCTCGATGTCGCCGAAGCCCCCGAACGCACTGAACAGCGCATAGCTAACGAACACCGTGAACAGGAACAATGCAATCGGGCTCACATATTTCGCGCGCTTGCCTTCGACATATTCGCGAATCACCCGGCCCGGACGCCAGAAAAGCAGCGGCATCGTGCGCCAAAACTTGCCTTCGAAATGGAGAATGCCGTGAAGCAGGTCGTGGCCAAAGCCGCGCAATGTCCGGTGAAGTTTCGCCTTCTGCCCGCAATGATGGCAGTGGTCGCCGATCAAGGCGGTGCCGCAATTCAGACACGCATTGCCGCCAGTTTCTTCGCGTCCACCGCGTGTTGCTCCGTCCGTTTCGGGTTCAACCGCTTTTGCAGCCGCTACGCCCAGGCCGATGTCGCCGACGGCTCCCGAAATGTCACCAATATCCCCGCTCATGCGTCCTATGTAGAACGGTCTGCCCCATCGGTCGAGGGGACGTAGAACTAAGCTCTATTCACCACGGGATGAGAGCTTCCGTTCGATTGCAGCCGACAAGCCTGCAAAGCTCTGCGCGGCTGGTGATCGCGGCGCGAAAGTGCCCACAGGCTGCCTCCGTACCGCGCATTGCTCGGCCGCGCTCGCGAACGGGATGGTCGGCCAATCCGGCGCATCCTCACGCGCTTTGCGGTGCAATGTGCGGCGCATATCGAGCATGGAGAGAACCGGCAGCATCGGCGCGTGCTTCGCGCCAGTGGCTTTCACTTCATCGGCAACCAGTTGAAACGCCCGTGTCGATAGCGGCGACGGCGGAAGCGGAACAATCACCACATCCGCAGCACGCATAATCTGGCGGCTCAGCGAATTGAGCACTGGCGGGCAATCGATAAAAATACGCTCATAACCGCTTTTGAATCGGGCCGCCGTTCGCGCCAGGCTGTCCCGGCGAACCACCCGCGAAAAGTAGCTGTCGATGCTCCGTAGACTTTCGTCGGCGGGAAGAACACTCAACCGTTCATGCCCGGTTTGCTGAATGAAATCATGCGGCGACTTTTGACGGGAAAACAGCGTTTCTGCCGGCAGTACAGGATCAGGATCGACGCCCAGCAGGAAGCCCGCACCGCCCGCTGCGTCAAGATCCCACACCAAGGTCCGGTGTTTGTATGTAGATGACGCATACCATGCGAGATTGGCCGAAAGGGTTGTCTTCCCTACGCCTCCTTTTACGCTGTAGATCGCAATTACCGCCATGCTCCCCATCCAAACGACAAAGGCCGCCCCGTCAAGGAGCGGCCGTC
This genomic window from Pontixanthobacter aestiaquae contains:
- the ftsH gene encoding ATP-dependent zinc metalloprotease FtsH, which codes for MNDDNEPQQPNPWVKSLMVWGGIFMALLLVVTMFGNAGQPTAQQIDYSGFRDKVAEGSVEQVQISPDKITGKLKDGELFSTVPVGADPGLTELLEEQNVRYSGAPRETTNPLLVVLIQSLPFLLILGIAFFALRQVQKGGGAGGAMGFGKSKAKLLTERQGKVTFQDVAGIDEAREELEEVVEFLKDPQRFSKLGGQIPKGALLVGSPGTGKTLLARAIAGEAGVPFFTISGSDFVEMFVGVGASRVRDMFEQAKKNAPCIVFIDEIDAVGRHRGNGIGNSNDEREQTLNQLLVEMDGFEANEGIIIVAATNRPDVLDPALLRPGRFDRQVVVPIPDIDGREKILGVHMKKVPLAPDVNPRTIARGTPGFSGADLANLVNEAALLAARRNKRLVAMQEFEDAKDKVMMGTERRSMVMTDDEKKMTAYHEAGHALVSVNEPASDPIHKATIIPRGRALGMVMRLPERDNYSYHRDKMHANLAVAMGGRVAEEIIFGHDKVSSGASSDIQYATDLARSMVTKWGMSDKLGPLQYEASQEGYLGMGSTQRTMAGAETNKLIDAEIKSLVEGGLKRAETILKEQEDKLHLLAQAMLEYETLSGDEIDQLLETGKFDRPDKPSGPGSVKPVAGSSIPKAGKKFGGSGGEAPQGA
- a CDS encoding DUF3667 domain-containing protein; its protein translation is MSGDIGDISGAVGDIGLGVAAAKAVEPETDGATRGGREETGGNACLNCGTALIGDHCHHCGQKAKLHRTLRGFGHDLLHGILHFEGKFWRTMPLLFWRPGRVIREYVEGKRAKYVSPIALFLFTVFVSYALFSAFGGFGDIEPEVDPATAQELQANLEGANAELAKLNQDLAAPDLTAEAKAKLRREIAAANLGRDMLVTLIESAKVTDDPEGIIKVGPGKTGISSEAAGSANPDSAGVSDGIGGWLNSSVRKVRDNPGLAVYKLQTNAYKLSWLLIPLSLPFMWLLFPFSRRFKMYDHTVFVTYSISFMTMLAVILSVGIGYQFWPLIVGPLLYAPFHLYRSFRGAYGLSRFGALWRMVTLSAAIWLTLGLFITIMFGIVISG
- a CDS encoding ParA family protein encodes the protein MAVIAIYSVKGGVGKTTLSANLAWYASSTYKHRTLVWDLDAAGGAGFLLGVDPDPVLPAETLFSRQKSPHDFIQQTGHERLSVLPADESLRSIDSYFSRVVRRDSLARTAARFKSGYERIFIDCPPVLNSLSRQIMRAADVVIVPLPPSPLSTRAFQLVADEVKATGAKHAPMLPVLSMLDMRRTLHRKAREDAPDWPTIPFASAAEQCAVRRQPVGTFAPRSPAAQSFAGLSAAIERKLSSRGE